A part of Candidatus Deferrimicrobium borealis genomic DNA contains:
- the galT gene encoding galactose-1-phosphate uridylyltransferase, with the protein MTELRKDPVVGRWVIISTERAKRPHDFPPEPALRREGVCPLCPGSERMTPPEILGYRQGGQPNDPNWTLRVVPNKFPALRIEGELGKAADGIYDRMHGIGAHEIVIESERHDVYLFDLPEKRVEDVLWAYRDRLVDLKNDHRFKSVIIFKNHGAAAGASLTHSHSQLIALPVIPKRVMEEMNGCKEYFRFRDRCLFCDIVVQEMDQKVRIVEETGEFLAFAPYAPRFPFETWIVPKRHQCAYEMIEGDQAKALAAVFRRTLRRLNLALENPPFNFIVHSAPFQERAADFFHWHIEIMPKLTKVAGFEWGSGFYINPTPPEESAKYLRELPE; encoded by the coding sequence ACGGAACTTCGGAAAGACCCGGTCGTCGGCCGGTGGGTCATCATCTCCACCGAACGGGCCAAGCGTCCCCACGATTTTCCCCCGGAACCCGCTTTGCGGCGCGAGGGGGTGTGCCCCCTCTGTCCGGGGAGCGAGCGAATGACCCCTCCCGAAATCCTCGGGTACCGTCAAGGCGGACAGCCCAACGACCCGAACTGGACATTGCGCGTCGTTCCAAACAAGTTCCCCGCCCTGCGGATCGAGGGGGAGCTGGGAAAGGCGGCCGACGGGATCTACGACCGGATGCACGGCATCGGCGCCCACGAAATCGTCATCGAGTCGGAACGGCACGACGTCTACCTGTTCGACCTGCCCGAGAAGCGGGTCGAGGACGTCCTGTGGGCGTACCGGGACCGCCTCGTCGACCTGAAGAACGACCACCGGTTCAAGTCGGTCATCATCTTCAAGAACCACGGCGCCGCCGCCGGGGCGTCCCTGACCCACAGCCACTCCCAGTTGATCGCCCTTCCCGTCATCCCGAAGCGGGTGATGGAGGAGATGAACGGCTGCAAGGAGTATTTCCGCTTTCGCGACCGGTGCCTCTTCTGCGACATCGTCGTCCAGGAGATGGACCAGAAGGTCCGCATCGTCGAGGAGACCGGTGAGTTCCTCGCCTTCGCGCCGTACGCCCCCCGCTTCCCGTTCGAGACCTGGATCGTCCCGAAGCGCCACCAGTGCGCCTACGAGATGATCGAGGGGGACCAGGCGAAAGCGCTCGCCGCCGTCTTCCGGCGGACCTTGCGGCGCCTGAACCTCGCCCTCGAAAACCCTCCCTTCAACTTCATCGTCCACAGCGCCCCGTTCCAGGAGAGGGCGGCGGACTTTTTCCACTGGCACATCGAGATCATGCCGAAGCTGACGAAGGTGGCGGGGTTCGAGTGGGGGTCCGGGTTCTATATCAACCCGACCCCTCCCGAGGAGTCCGCCAAGTACCTCCGCGAACTCCCCGAATGA
- the glgA gene encoding glycogen synthase GlgA yields MASSEIVPFAKTGGLADVCGALPKALRRIGVEADCVLPLYRCVDRSRFPFSGPGEAVLVPLGTGEERGSVEETDAGGGVRAFLVRNDRYFDREFLYGTRDGDYVDNSERFTFFCRAVMEWMARSGRRYDILHCNDWQTALLPVYVKTLYADREPVRGTGTVFTVHNLGYQGLFWNHDLPMMGLGWELFTPRGLEFYGKINLMKAGLLYADILTTVSDTYSREIQTPEYGYGLEGVLYDRREDLYGIVNGIDDDEWHPATDRWIAANYSADDLSGKAACRRDLISVFALSPGDEPVLGLIGRLTGQKGFDLVERIGEWLAEQPLRVVILGSGERKYEEAMEKLGRKHPDRIAIRVAYDNALAHKIEAGADMFLMPSRYEPCGLNQIYSLKYGTVPIVRETGGLADTVTDADENPAAGTGFTFRRYEAEELKGAVSRALAAYADRPRWDAIVRRGMALDFSWEASARAYVDLYGKALRKRVPKR; encoded by the coding sequence GTGGCCTCTTCCGAGATCGTCCCCTTCGCGAAAACCGGGGGCCTGGCGGACGTCTGCGGGGCGCTCCCGAAAGCGCTTCGCAGGATCGGCGTCGAGGCCGACTGCGTCCTCCCTCTCTACCGTTGCGTGGACCGGAGCCGGTTCCCCTTTTCGGGGCCGGGGGAGGCGGTCCTAGTCCCCCTCGGGACCGGGGAAGAGCGGGGTAGCGTCGAGGAGACCGACGCCGGGGGCGGCGTCCGCGCCTTCCTCGTCCGCAACGACCGGTACTTCGACCGGGAGTTCCTCTACGGGACCCGCGACGGAGACTACGTCGACAACTCCGAGCGGTTCACCTTCTTCTGCCGCGCCGTCATGGAGTGGATGGCGCGCTCCGGGCGGCGATACGACATCCTCCACTGCAACGACTGGCAGACCGCCCTCCTCCCGGTGTACGTGAAGACCCTCTATGCCGACCGCGAGCCGGTCCGCGGGACGGGGACCGTCTTCACCGTCCACAACCTGGGGTACCAGGGGCTGTTCTGGAACCACGATCTTCCGATGATGGGCCTCGGATGGGAGCTGTTCACCCCCCGGGGGCTGGAGTTCTACGGGAAGATCAACCTGATGAAGGCGGGCCTGTTGTACGCGGACATCCTCACCACCGTGTCCGACACCTACAGCCGCGAGATCCAGACGCCGGAATACGGGTACGGCCTCGAGGGAGTCCTCTACGATCGCCGGGAGGATCTCTACGGCATCGTGAACGGGATCGACGACGACGAGTGGCACCCGGCCACCGACCGTTGGATCGCGGCGAACTACTCCGCGGACGACCTGTCGGGGAAAGCGGCGTGCCGGCGGGATCTGATCTCGGTCTTCGCGCTTTCTCCGGGGGACGAACCTGTCCTCGGACTGATCGGGCGGCTCACGGGGCAAAAAGGGTTCGATCTCGTCGAGAGGATCGGGGAGTGGCTGGCGGAACAGCCCCTGCGGGTCGTGATCCTCGGGTCCGGTGAACGGAAGTACGAGGAGGCGATGGAGAAACTCGGGCGGAAGCACCCGGACCGGATCGCGATCCGCGTCGCGTACGACAACGCGCTGGCCCACAAGATCGAGGCGGGGGCGGACATGTTCCTGATGCCCTCCCGGTACGAACCGTGCGGGCTGAACCAGATCTACAGCCTGAAGTACGGCACGGTCCCCATCGTGCGGGAAACGGGGGGATTGGCGGATACCGTGACGGACGCCGACGAGAACCCCGCGGCGGGTACGGGGTTCACCTTCCGGCGCTACGAGGCGGAGGAGTTGAAGGGCGCCGTGTCCAGGGCGTTGGCGGCGTACGCGGACCGTCCCCGGTGGGATGCGATCGTCCGCCGGGGGATGGCGCTGGACTTCTCCTGGGAGGCGTCGGCACGGGCGTATGTCGACCTTTACGGGAAGGCGCTTCGCAAGCGGGTCCCGAAGAGGTAG